One Tiliqua scincoides isolate rTilSci1 chromosome 9, rTilSci1.hap2, whole genome shotgun sequence DNA segment encodes these proteins:
- the LOC136660384 gene encoding uncharacterized protein isoform X2, producing MGGGKLPRKVGTRRKESARPRPRSSSTPGQGGSSGGCIPSSPRFRVLPGRSSDGAPPANGGRLGGVLLGRGAWRRSSCSPIPALLGVSPIDQDGDGSEQICQGGGCVSPCGRPCALGTSLPACLPAGFRRRVVAVAPACAATCRRSSRARTGLAPPPRALPGVRPRQEVLLLGPDRDPAVATERISRRRLLAPQRLCAGFAAFSRTNTACRTLVQWKSVLAAGKELGVEASGRSLV from the exons ATGGGCGGTGGGAAGTTGCCGAGAAAAGTTGGGACTCGGCGGAAGGAGTCTGCGCGGCCGCGGCCCCGATCCTCGTCCACTCCCGGCCAAGGCGGTAGCAGTGGCGGCTGCATTCCCTCCTCTCCACGCTTCCGCGTCCTTCCCGGCCGGAGCTCCGATGGCGCGCCCCCTGCGAACGGAGGGAGACTGGGGGGAGTTCTGCTCGGACGAGGAGCCTGGCGCCGCTCCAGCTGCAGTCCCATCCCCGCTTtgctgggagtgagccccattgaccaagATGGAGATGGGTCTGAGCAGATATGCCAAGGCGGGGGTTGTGTCTCGCCCTGTGGCCGGCCCTGCGCTCTCGGGACctcgctgcctgcctgcctgcctgctggctTCCGCCGCCGGGTGGTTGCAGTGGCTCCGGCTTGTGCAGCAACGTGTCGGCGTTCAAGCCGAGCCCGGACCGGGCTGGCCCCGCCGCCAAGGGCGCTCCCCGGCGTGAGGCCGCGGCAAGAAGTCCTCCTCCTTGGGCCGGATCGAGACCCGGCGGTCGCGACTGAACGGATCTCTCGCAGACGCCTGCTGGCCCCGCAACGCCTCTGCGCGGGGTTCGCTGCCTTCTCG CGTACAAATACAGCCTGCAGGACGTTGGTACA